A single genomic interval of uncultured Desulfobacter sp. harbors:
- a CDS encoding MFS transporter — protein MNNSNNKPQSRIPTSHTIFIVSAVQFLAPFMMSAVGVALPTIGRFYGASAVSLALVEMVYMLAITLFLLPVGRLADITGRKKIFVSGVVLFTLATILLPFSPSIGIFIAIRFLQGIGVSCTVSTSVAILSSVVPKEKRGKAMGVIVACVYLGLSAGPTLAGLMITWLGWQWIFFTSVPLAIAALILTLTRLKGEWRGAEGEAFDWVGSLIYMAAISCLIVGVSHLKSDAWAPGLMIAGVVCMAGFTIFEYRHPSPILDIHLLLGNRVLAFSNIATGINYAASFGLTFFFSLYLQVVKGMSAQATGFVLVAQPIIQAALSPLSGTLSDKISPAKLSTAGMAICAAGLGFAAFLDQDAGTRQVLVVLVIMGLGFAAFSTPNMTTVMGSVGSRHYGIASSLVATMRSIGMLTAMTITTLLLSMFMGDAEVSTATAPGFLNTMHTAFIIFALLSLVGIIFSMARLEQTPGPALKG, from the coding sequence ATGAACAACAGCAATAACAAGCCCCAGTCCCGAATCCCCACCAGTCACACCATATTTATTGTCTCCGCAGTCCAGTTTCTGGCACCGTTCATGATGTCTGCAGTTGGCGTGGCCCTGCCCACCATTGGCCGATTTTACGGTGCCAGTGCAGTGTCTCTGGCCCTGGTGGAAATGGTTTATATGCTGGCCATCACCCTGTTTCTTCTTCCCGTCGGCCGGTTGGCCGACATCACTGGAAGAAAAAAAATCTTTGTGTCGGGTGTAGTCTTATTTACTCTTGCCACGATCCTGCTGCCCTTTTCCCCGTCCATCGGCATTTTCATTGCCATTCGGTTCTTGCAGGGCATTGGTGTGTCGTGTACGGTCTCCACTTCCGTGGCTATTCTCTCTTCTGTGGTGCCAAAGGAAAAACGGGGCAAAGCCATGGGCGTCATTGTAGCTTGTGTATACTTAGGTTTGTCCGCCGGTCCCACCCTGGCCGGGCTCATGATCACCTGGCTGGGTTGGCAGTGGATTTTTTTTACTTCCGTCCCCCTTGCCATAGCGGCCCTGATCTTGACCCTTACCCGGCTCAAGGGAGAATGGAGAGGCGCTGAAGGGGAAGCGTTTGACTGGGTGGGCAGCCTCATTTACATGGCAGCGATCTCCTGTCTGATCGTCGGGGTGTCCCACCTTAAAAGCGATGCCTGGGCACCGGGCCTGATGATTGCCGGAGTGGTCTGTATGGCCGGGTTTACAATTTTTGAATACAGACACCCCTCCCCGATCCTGGATATCCACCTGTTGTTGGGAAACCGGGTCCTGGCCTTTAGCAACATTGCCACGGGGATCAACTATGCCGCCTCATTTGGACTCACCTTTTTTTTCTCTTTATACCTGCAGGTGGTCAAAGGCATGTCTGCCCAGGCCACAGGTTTTGTGCTCGTTGCCCAACCGATAATTCAAGCGGCGCTGTCACCTTTGTCAGGCACGCTTTCAGACAAAATTTCACCGGCCAAATTATCCACAGCCGGTATGGCCATCTGCGCCGCAGGGCTTGGGTTTGCAGCCTTTCTCGACCAAGATGCAGGAACCCGGCAGGTGCTGGTGGTGCTGGTTATCATGGGTCTGGGATTTGCTGCATTTTCCACACCCAACATGACCACGGTCATGGGATCTGTGGGGTCAAGGCATTACGGCATTGCCTCCAGCCTTGTGGCCACCATGCGCAGCATCGGTATGCTCACGGCCATGACCATCACTACCTTGCTGCTGAGTATGTTCATGGGTGATGCTGAAGTCAGCACCGCTACAGCCCCGGGATTTTTAAATACCATGCACACGGCCTTTATCATTTTCGCCCTACTCAGTCTGGTGGGGATTATTTTTTCCATGGCCCGGCTGGAGCAAACACCAGGCCCGGCCCTGAAAGGCTGA
- a CDS encoding enoyl-CoA hydratase/isomerase family protein: MNICGLRIFKFPKPIIVLAHGITMGGGLGLAAGADMVVATENTIMAMPETRIGFFPDVGATGWMFSKCPAGYPEFIGLTGYSQRNELCQASLTKLSENSPTGLALTLCLLRSNEKRTIEDVYRKDLKAARFMIKHPDYAEGIRAQLVDKNKNPVWQPGAIDEISLPDFC; this comes from the coding sequence ATGAACATCTGCGGCCTTCGCATCTTCAAGTTCCCCAAACCCATAATTGTGCTTGCCCACGGTATCACCATGGGTGGAGGACTGGGGCTTGCGGCAGGTGCTGATATGGTTGTGGCAACTGAAAACACCATTATGGCCATGCCGGAAACCCGCATAGGTTTTTTCCCTGATGTAGGGGCAACAGGCTGGATGTTCAGCAAATGCCCTGCAGGGTACCCTGAATTTATAGGGCTTACCGGATACAGTCAGCGTAATGAACTATGCCAAGCATCATTAACAAAGCTCTCTGAAAACTCTCCAACAGGACTTGCACTGACACTTTGCCTGCTGCGCAGTAATGAAAAAAGAACAATAGAAGACGTGTACCGGAAGGATTTAAAGGCCGCGCGGTTTATGATCAAGCATCCGGACTACGCGGAGGGCATACGGGCACAGCTTGTGGATAAAAATAAAAATCCGGTGTGGCAGCCGGGTGCAATCGATGAAATAAGCCTGCCGGACTTTTGTTGA
- a CDS encoding arylesterase, with translation MKQIIVVVVVGIACFFIFRSSDNGWEIKNKPLSVSRIVCFGDSLTFGTGASKGRDYPSVLEGLTGVEVINTGIPGNTTGNALKRVNKDVLAYEPDVVLITLGGNDLKNRVGESTARANLTTIIQRIQESGAMVILGGIEIPLYGKGFADMYQSVGEQTGSVLISNIFEGIFANRKMMSDYIHPNDKGYEVMAGYFYEKLHPYLEL, from the coding sequence TGGTTGTGGGTATTGCCTGCTTCTTTATTTTCCGGTCTTCTGACAATGGCTGGGAAATAAAAAACAAACCCCTTTCCGTATCACGGATTGTCTGTTTTGGCGACAGCCTGACCTTCGGGACCGGCGCATCAAAAGGGCGGGATTATCCGTCGGTCCTGGAAGGACTGACGGGTGTCGAGGTGATCAATACCGGTATTCCGGGAAATACCACTGGAAATGCCCTGAAACGAGTGAACAAAGATGTGCTGGCCTATGAACCGGATGTGGTTTTGATCACCCTGGGCGGCAATGATCTTAAAAACCGGGTTGGCGAATCCACCGCAAGGGCGAATTTAACGACGATCATACAACGGATTCAGGAATCCGGCGCCATGGTCATCCTCGGTGGTATTGAAATCCCCTTGTACGGCAAAGGATTTGCCGATATGTACCAATCCGTTGGCGAACAAACCGGATCTGTTCTGATTTCCAATATATTTGAAGGCATTTTCGCCAACCGGAAGATGATGAGCGATTATATTCATCCCAATGATAAAGGGTATGAGGTGATGGCCGGATATTTCTATGAAAAATTACATCCGTATTTGGAATTGTGA
- a CDS encoding ABC transporter ATP-binding protein: MIRLDNISLTFPGFSIENIDLTIREKDFFALIGPTGSGKSVLLEIIMGLIPFSSGRLLFNEKDMAKTPVEKRRLALVYQDFALFPHLSVAHNILYGIRYHGIKTDEGDKRLDDLANTLGLKRILDRKPHNLSGGEKQRVALARALILNPAVLLLDEPLSALDPEFHGEAKNLLKQIHQDMGMTIVMVSHNFGDVMYLANRGAVIHQGRICQTGDITTLFEKPDSLFTARFVGMKNIMPARILQGNVRIEGSDVVIETSVMPDIDQGYMGIRPEDIILLSHEAAPPGNSTNRFCGTITRVASQGMFVEVHVESGSLRFEAAWPRRYVRDFQIAPGREATIAFSPQSVHVF, translated from the coding sequence ATGATTCGTCTTGACAATATCAGTCTGACCTTCCCCGGATTTTCCATTGAAAACATTGACCTGACCATCCGGGAAAAGGATTTCTTTGCCCTGATCGGTCCTACAGGATCAGGCAAATCCGTTCTCCTTGAAATTATCATGGGACTTATCCCTTTTTCTTCGGGCAGACTGCTGTTTAACGAAAAAGACATGGCCAAAACGCCTGTTGAAAAGAGACGCCTGGCACTGGTGTATCAGGATTTTGCCCTTTTCCCTCACCTCAGTGTGGCCCACAACATCCTTTACGGAATCAGATACCACGGAATTAAAACGGATGAGGGGGATAAACGCCTGGATGATCTGGCAAACACCCTGGGACTGAAACGCATTCTTGACCGAAAACCCCACAACTTAAGCGGCGGGGAAAAACAGCGGGTGGCCCTGGCCCGGGCACTGATTCTGAACCCGGCGGTGCTCCTGTTAGACGAGCCTTTGTCCGCCCTGGATCCCGAGTTCCACGGAGAAGCTAAAAATCTTCTCAAACAAATCCACCAGGATATGGGCATGACCATTGTTATGGTGTCCCATAACTTTGGAGACGTGATGTACCTGGCCAACAGAGGGGCTGTCATTCACCAGGGCAGAATCTGCCAGACCGGGGATATCACCACCCTGTTTGAAAAGCCGGACTCCCTGTTCACAGCCCGGTTTGTGGGTATGAAAAACATTATGCCCGCCCGGATTCTCCAGGGCAACGTCCGGATTGAGGGATCGGATGTCGTGATAGAAACGTCTGTCATGCCGGACATTGACCAGGGGTACATGGGCATCCGTCCCGAGGATATTATCCTTCTTTCCCATGAGGCGGCCCCCCCTGGAAATTCAACCAATCGCTTTTGCGGCACCATTACCCGGGTGGCAAGCCAAGGTATGTTTGTCGAAGTTCACGTCGAATCCGGCAGTCTTCGTTTTGAAGCAGCCTGGCCCCGGCGATATGTAAGGGATTTTCAGATTGCACCAGGCCGTGAAGCAACGATTGCCTTCTCACCCCAAAGTGTTCACGTTTTTTAA
- a CDS encoding iron-sulfur cluster assembly scaffold protein, which produces MSNLDAFLDKLQEEIFDEAKQALGERGFDRWRNPKHNGRMENPDGWGRVTGECGDTMEIYLKFKDNKVADGSYFTDGCASSMVSASFAVELTLGKTPEELTDITADQILAAIGRLPDDDIHCTTLAARTIQAAVDNYMGTMVKKV; this is translated from the coding sequence GTGAGTAATCTTGACGCATTTTTGGACAAGCTCCAGGAAGAAATATTTGATGAGGCAAAACAGGCTTTAGGTGAACGGGGCTTTGATCGCTGGAGAAACCCCAAGCACAACGGCCGGATGGAAAATCCTGATGGATGGGGCCGGGTGACCGGAGAGTGTGGGGATACCATGGAAATATATCTTAAATTCAAGGACAACAAGGTGGCAGACGGCTCCTATTTTACGGATGGGTGCGCCTCTTCCATGGTTAGCGCGTCCTTTGCCGTAGAACTGACCCTGGGCAAAACCCCGGAGGAATTGACGGATATCACCGCAGACCAGATTCTTGCCGCCATCGGCCGGCTGCCGGACGACGACATTCATTGCACCACGCTTGCGGCCCGCACCATCCAGGCTGCCGTGGACAACTACATGGGCACCATGGTGAAAAAAGTTTGA
- a CDS encoding ABC transporter permease, translating to MNKTDGMGRLFMVFSLPVILLLTVPLIKMTTGPSVAMLLETLGDKDVLLAITRSLGLSLTAGLFAFALGTPLSYLLARKEFPGKKIIEGIIDLPVMIPHPVVGIAILSLAGRTHPFGRFLSDMGIEIMGTRTGIVTVLVFVGIPFYVNAVKAGFESVPVRLEYASRTLGAGTFETFRRITLPLTWRHMVLGIIMCTARAISEFGAVVIVAYHPMTAPVMIYERFTAYGLKYSQPVAVWLILLSLALFILLRMMSRSAVQYHR from the coding sequence ATGAACAAAACAGACGGTATGGGCAGGCTCTTCATGGTGTTCAGCCTGCCTGTGATCCTGCTTTTAACCGTGCCTTTGATCAAGATGACCACCGGGCCATCCGTTGCTATGCTCTTGGAGACCCTGGGCGACAAAGATGTACTTCTTGCCATTACCCGGTCCCTTGGACTTTCCCTTACGGCAGGTCTATTCGCCTTTGCGCTCGGTACCCCTTTAAGCTATCTGCTGGCAAGAAAAGAGTTCCCCGGAAAAAAAATCATTGAGGGCATTATTGATCTGCCGGTCATGATCCCCCATCCTGTGGTGGGGATAGCTATCTTAAGCCTTGCCGGACGCACCCATCCCTTTGGCCGCTTTCTTTCCGACATGGGCATTGAGATCATGGGAACCCGGACAGGGATTGTCACGGTGCTGGTCTTTGTGGGTATTCCTTTTTATGTAAATGCGGTCAAGGCAGGCTTTGAAAGTGTGCCCGTGCGTCTTGAGTACGCATCGAGAACCCTGGGGGCCGGAACCTTTGAAACCTTCAGGCGGATTACCCTGCCCCTGACATGGCGGCATATGGTGTTAGGCATTATTATGTGCACGGCACGGGCAATTTCCGAATTCGGCGCCGTGGTGATCGTGGCGTATCACCCCATGACCGCGCCTGTCATGATCTATGAACGTTTTACCGCCTATGGGCTGAAATACTCCCAGCCCGTGGCGGTGTGGCTGATTCTTTTATCCCTGGCGCTTTTTATCCTATTGCGAATGATGTCCAGATCCGCAGTCCAATACCACAGGTAA
- a CDS encoding flagellar motor protein MotB: MTTLEDLTSELEISELKRLRQKRQSLLEECEPEDASLWAMLDIMTLILAFFIMLYSSQAHMSQALEVKHVPTEVRQPVESVKTPDKPVKKAHESELDLLTIEDRLHQVMEKSNISNYSVKVAKNRLVLTLGEDISFPSGQAKLLDYIKPALKDMASFFITEPEYKIIVAGHTDNTPIHTAQFPSNWELSAARAMSVAKFLVDCRVAPERINIEGFGQYRPIGDNTHFLGREANRRVEISLVREAAQSENYYESF, from the coding sequence ATGACAACCTTGGAAGATCTTACATCTGAACTCGAAATATCGGAATTAAAACGGCTGCGCCAGAAACGCCAAAGCCTTTTAGAGGAATGTGAACCCGAAGATGCCAGTCTGTGGGCCATGCTGGATATCATGACCCTTATTCTGGCTTTTTTTATCATGCTCTACAGCAGTCAGGCACATATGTCCCAGGCCTTGGAAGTCAAGCATGTTCCCACAGAAGTTCGCCAACCCGTTGAAAGTGTAAAAACACCGGATAAACCAGTGAAAAAAGCTCACGAATCCGAGTTGGATCTTCTCACCATTGAAGACCGGCTGCACCAAGTCATGGAAAAATCAAATATTTCAAATTACTCCGTTAAAGTCGCAAAGAACAGGCTTGTTCTGACCCTGGGCGAAGACATCAGTTTTCCTTCCGGCCAAGCCAAACTGCTCGACTACATCAAGCCGGCATTAAAGGATATGGCCTCATTTTTCATAACAGAACCCGAATACAAAATTATTGTTGCCGGCCATACGGACAATACCCCCATCCATACAGCTCAGTTCCCCTCCAACTGGGAGTTGTCCGCTGCAAGGGCCATGAGTGTTGCCAAATTTCTGGTTGATTGCCGGGTGGCCCCGGAACGGATCAATATCGAAGGATTTGGCCAGTACCGGCCCATTGGAGACAACACTCATTTTCTGGGCAGGGAAGCCAACCGGCGTGTGGAAATCTCCCTGGTCAGGGAAGCGGCGCAGTCGGAAAATTATTATGAATCTTTTTAG
- a CDS encoding MotA/TolQ/ExbB proton channel family protein, with the protein MLQKILPAAGIIVFILLSGTVSELSSIVLNAKSNLIVLTGAFVCTLVSYPFRLFSDLFANIRKAFSGEKTDLDALIKQIEELAAIRRRDGKLVLDEKSKKIDNSFLKMGIEMVADGFDRYTIFKTLERRYDNFLQTRRSQADLINTFIKLMPVFGFVGTIIGLINVLSDMGSPELIGKGVATALLTTFYGLLYANVIFLPIAKKLAEKTKHDAMALALIIEGVLDIADKANAKAIGYRLRYCIGDYLQDDWTVGRKSQSRPMRLPRLHPHREKQEPMAG; encoded by the coding sequence ATGCTCCAGAAAATACTTCCGGCCGCAGGTATTATCGTGTTTATACTGCTGTCAGGAACCGTATCTGAACTATCGTCCATTGTTTTAAACGCCAAAAGCAACTTAATTGTCCTTACCGGGGCATTTGTCTGCACGCTGGTGTCATATCCCTTTCGTTTATTTTCAGATCTTTTCGCAAATATCCGCAAAGCATTTTCCGGGGAGAAGACGGATCTGGACGCGCTCATAAAACAGATCGAAGAGCTGGCCGCAATCCGGCGGCGGGACGGAAAACTTGTACTGGATGAAAAATCTAAAAAAATTGACAATTCATTTCTAAAAATGGGCATTGAAATGGTTGCAGACGGGTTTGACAGATATACGATTTTTAAAACCCTTGAGCGCAGATACGACAACTTCCTCCAGACCCGGCGCTCCCAGGCCGACCTGATCAATACCTTTATCAAACTGATGCCGGTATTTGGTTTTGTGGGCACCATCATCGGTTTGATCAATGTATTGAGTGATATGGGCTCTCCGGAACTGATCGGAAAAGGGGTGGCCACAGCCCTTTTGACCACTTTTTACGGGCTGCTGTATGCCAACGTCATTTTCCTTCCCATTGCAAAAAAATTAGCGGAAAAAACCAAACATGACGCCATGGCACTGGCATTGATTATTGAAGGGGTTCTGGATATTGCGGACAAAGCCAATGCCAAGGCCATTGGATATCGCTTAAGATACTGCATTGGCGATTATCTCCAGGATGACTGGACTGTGGGCAGAAAATCCCAGTCACGTCCCATGAGACTGCCCCGGCTTCACCCCCACCGTGAAAAACAGGAACCCATGGCAGGATAA
- the wtpA gene encoding tungstate ABC transporter substrate-binding protein WtpA produces the protein MKNHLCHLISILVSFLILPGLCMAAPTGKLTIFHAGSLTVPFAAIEKAFEAKYPKVDVLREAGGSTKMARLISEVGKQADIMASADFKVIDNNLIPDFAEWNVRFASNQLVLCYTDNSRYAKEITSDNWYEILLKKDVEWGHSDPNLDPCGYRSLMVLQLAEKFYNIPGLNEKLIANRPQKNVRPKSVELVNLLKTGHMDYAWEYLSVAIQHGLKYVTLDDHINLGNYKYDGFYKLATVEVAGKKPGTVTTKTGKSCTYGITMIKNAPNPEAAKAFMAFLLSPENGLKTLKEMGQPPFIPARVPDEEMAQKLPAAISGLVEVKN, from the coding sequence ATGAAAAACCATTTATGCCATCTTATTTCCATCCTTGTGTCTTTTTTAATTCTGCCCGGGCTCTGTATGGCCGCTCCCACAGGAAAGCTGACCATCTTTCATGCCGGCAGCCTGACGGTTCCCTTTGCCGCCATTGAAAAAGCCTTTGAAGCAAAGTATCCGAAAGTGGACGTGCTGCGGGAAGCAGGCGGTTCCACCAAAATGGCCCGCCTGATTTCCGAGGTGGGTAAACAGGCCGATATCATGGCGTCTGCCGACTTCAAGGTTATTGACAACAATCTCATCCCTGACTTTGCTGAATGGAATGTCCGGTTTGCGAGCAACCAGCTGGTCCTTTGTTACACAGACAACAGCCGGTATGCCAAAGAAATCACCAGCGACAACTGGTATGAGATCCTGTTAAAAAAAGATGTGGAATGGGGCCACTCGGATCCCAATCTTGACCCTTGCGGATACCGCAGCCTCATGGTTCTGCAACTGGCTGAAAAATTCTACAATATACCCGGTCTCAACGAAAAACTGATCGCCAACCGCCCGCAAAAAAATGTCCGGCCCAAATCCGTGGAACTTGTAAACCTGCTTAAAACCGGTCACATGGACTATGCCTGGGAATACCTGTCCGTGGCCATCCAGCATGGACTTAAATATGTCACCCTGGACGACCATATCAACCTGGGCAATTACAAGTATGACGGATTCTACAAACTGGCAACCGTTGAAGTCGCCGGGAAAAAACCGGGAACCGTTACCACCAAAACCGGAAAATCGTGCACCTACGGCATCACCATGATCAAAAATGCCCCCAACCCGGAAGCGGCTAAAGCCTTTATGGCCTTTCTGCTCTCCCCGGAAAACGGATTAAAAACCCTCAAAGAGATGGGCCAACCCCCATTTATCCCGGCCCGGGTCCCCGACGAAGAGATGGCCCAAAAACTGCCGGCTGCCATTTCGGGGCTTGTTGAGGTAAAAAACTGA